One Deltaproteobacteria bacterium genomic window carries:
- a CDS encoding class I SAM-dependent methyltransferase, producing the protein MCCFKKGGFWNTLKARWYQKGLKYSTLPKTALDIILPETKDCKTFLDIGSGCGTFAIPLANVGKKVTAIDPSRAMVEILNEEIKNRKIKNIKTINASWGEVKVKPHDAVICANVPELLKSKDFLRDISMPVLKGFNSGWAKKMVFLIGAANPNADKFYYKELYPVLFNKEFPPKTDYMETYNALHSFGIFANINIIDYNFDQPFDDMEDALEFWKEHLGVVTEEYDEKLRRFLKRKLEKRNYGLIARFRKKSAIIWWRKV; encoded by the coding sequence ATGTGTTGTTTTAAGAAAGGCGGTTTCTGGAATACATTAAAGGCTAGGTGGTATCAAAAGGGATTAAAATACTCCACCCTTCCAAAGACTGCACTGGATATAATTCTGCCAGAGACAAAGGACTGTAAGACATTCCTTGATATAGGAAGCGGCTGCGGAACATTTGCAATACCCCTTGCAAATGTTGGTAAAAAGGTGACAGCCATTGACCCATCAAGGGCAATGGTTGAAATCCTTAATGAAGAGATAAAAAATAGGAAAATAAAGAATATTAAGACAATCAATGCCTCGTGGGGGGAGGTTAAGGTAAAGCCTCATGATGCAGTCATTTGTGCAAATGTCCCCGAACTATTAAAATCTAAAGATTTTTTAAGGGATATATCTATGCCTGTCCTGAAGGGTTTTAATTCAGGATGGGCAAAAAAGATGGTCTTTCTTATTGGTGCTGCTAATCCAAATGCAGATAAATTTTATTACAAGGAACTCTACCCTGTTTTATTCAATAAAGAATTCCCTCCAAAAACAGATTATATGGAAACATATAATGCCCTTCATTCCTTCGGCATCTTCGCTAATATAAATATAATAGACTATAATTTTGACCAGCCATTTGATGATATGGAAGACGCCCTTGAGTTCTGGAAGGAACATCTCGGTGTTGTTACAGAAGAATATGACGAAAAATTAAGAAGATTTTTAAAAAGGAAACTGGAGAAAAGAAACTATGGACTTATTGCAAGGTTCAGAAAAAAATCAGCAATCATCTGGTGGAGGAAGGTTTAG
- the radA gene encoding DNA repair protein RadA has protein sequence MKPKVKTFYTCQSCGYKSPKWLGKCPDCSQWNSFIEERYVEEKGRRGGIAAEDKASPQPITAVSAKEEDRISSYVTELDRVLGSGIVLGSAVLIGGDPGIGKSTLLLQAMGKMAQNGAKILYVTGEESPRQIKIRAERLNIKAEALFIYAETNLERIIDCIKKTKPTAVVIDSIQTIYTENLESAPGSVSQIRETAYALILLAKAMDVPVFLVGHVTKDGAIAGPRVLEHMVDTVLYFEGERGHPFRILRAVKNRYGSVMEIGVFEMKDVGLEEVSNPSALFLAERPENAPGSVVVSSLEGTRPILVEVQSLVCPTVFGMPRRTVVGIESARVSVLVAVLEKKIGLNMANQDIFLKVAGGLKLEEPAVDLGILISIASNYMDKPVNPKTVVFGEVGLAGEVRAINQAELRLKEASNLGFERCIVPKDNAKKIGARGEKYAFHGQGSGKTIEIIGVSSVKEAVDVLF, from the coding sequence ATGAAACCGAAGGTTAAAACATTCTATACATGCCAGTCATGCGGGTATAAATCTCCAAAGTGGCTTGGCAAATGCCCTGACTGCAGTCAGTGGAACTCTTTTATTGAGGAGAGATATGTTGAAGAAAAAGGCAGAAGAGGAGGCATTGCGGCAGAAGATAAGGCATCTCCCCAGCCCATAACAGCAGTCTCTGCAAAGGAGGAAGACAGAATAAGCAGCTACGTGACTGAACTTGACAGGGTGCTGGGCAGCGGCATTGTCCTTGGCTCTGCTGTGCTTATAGGCGGGGACCCGGGTATCGGTAAGTCAACACTCCTCCTTCAGGCAATGGGGAAGATGGCTCAAAATGGCGCAAAGATTTTATATGTGACAGGCGAGGAGTCTCCAAGACAAATCAAAATCAGGGCAGAACGTCTTAATATCAAGGCAGAAGCCCTTTTTATCTATGCAGAGACAAACCTTGAAAGGATTATTGACTGTATAAAAAAGACCAAACCGACAGCAGTTGTCATTGACTCTATCCAAACCATATATACAGAAAACCTTGAATCAGCGCCGGGAAGCGTGAGCCAGATAAGGGAGACAGCATATGCCCTCATACTTCTTGCAAAGGCAATGGATGTGCCGGTGTTTTTAGTGGGGCATGTTACAAAGGACGGCGCTATTGCAGGGCCAAGGGTTTTAGAGCATATGGTTGATACTGTTTTATATTTTGAAGGGGAAAGGGGTCATCCTTTCAGAATACTCAGGGCAGTTAAAAACCGCTACGGCTCTGTTATGGAAATCGGCGTATTTGAGATGAAGGATGTTGGGCTGGAAGAGGTTTCAAACCCATCTGCCTTGTTTCTTGCAGAACGGCCTGAAAATGCGCCGGGCTCTGTTGTTGTATCAAGTTTAGAAGGCACAAGGCCGATCCTTGTTGAAGTCCAGTCCCTTGTATGTCCGACTGTATTCGGCATGCCGAGGAGGACTGTTGTGGGTATTGAATCCGCAAGGGTTTCTGTACTGGTGGCTGTGCTTGAGAAAAAAATCGGGCTCAATATGGCAAATCAGGATATATTTTTGAAGGTTGCAGGCGGACTCAAACTAGAAGAGCCTGCTGTTGATTTGGGGATTCTTATTTCCATTGCATCAAATTATATGGACAAGCCCGTTAATCCAAAGACGGTTGTATTCGGCGAGGTTGGGCTTGCAGGCGAGGTCCGGGCTATAAATCAGGCTGAACTAAGGCTTAAAGAGGCTTCCAATCTTGGTTTTGAAAGGTGTATAGTACCTAAAGATAATGCAAAGAAGATAGGGGCAAGGGGTGAAAAGTATGCTTTTCACGGTCAAGGGTCAGGAAAAACAATAGAGATTATAGGCGTGTCATCTGTCAAGGAGGCAGTTGATGTGTTGTTTTAA